A stretch of the Clostridium fungisolvens genome encodes the following:
- a CDS encoding ABC transporter permease, which translates to MVQDSLFNKKFPGIRNETNNRILSKILVLPIGIIIFIYLAIVILPVTAMIRYSGIYNILEMFYIKDNISSIILTFYTSSISLLMTFVFGTTIAFYLRTIKNKNLSKLISIIIELPIVLPPAAVGVALLLTFGNNGVIGKLLNQIGIEIVFTPIAVILAQFFVSSAYYVKVLSNSISDIPKEIFEVTYVLGAGRVETVFKVIMPMLKRTIISGLILSFIRSIGEFGATLMFAGNILNQTRTIPLQIYTYMQTDVKMATSFATILYILSFLLLFSVRVFLRDEIEVL; encoded by the coding sequence ATGGTACAAGATAGTTTATTTAATAAGAAATTCCCTGGAATAAGAAATGAAACTAACAACAGAATATTAAGTAAGATTTTGGTTCTCCCTATTGGAATTATTATATTTATATATCTAGCAATTGTTATACTACCAGTAACTGCTATGATCAGATATTCAGGCATATATAATATACTTGAGATGTTTTATATAAAAGACAATATATCAAGTATAATTCTTACTTTCTATACATCTAGCATTTCGTTATTGATGACTTTTGTTTTTGGTACAACTATAGCATTTTATTTAAGGACTATAAAAAATAAAAATCTTTCAAAGCTTATAAGCATAATAATAGAGCTTCCTATAGTTTTACCGCCAGCTGCAGTTGGGGTTGCGCTACTTTTAACTTTTGGAAACAATGGAGTTATAGGAAAATTATTAAATCAGATAGGAATAGAGATAGTTTTTACTCCTATTGCTGTTATTTTAGCACAGTTTTTTGTGTCTTCGGCTTATTATGTGAAAGTGCTTTCTAATTCAATTAGTGATATACCAAAAGAAATCTTTGAAGTTACTTATGTTTTAGGGGCTGGACGTGTTGAGACAGTGTTTAAAGTAATAATGCCTATGCTTAAAAGAACTATAATTTCTGGCCTAATATTAAGTTTTATAAGATCCATAGGAGAGTTTGGGGCCACATTGATGTTTGCAGGTAATATACTAAATCAGACCAGAACAATTCCACTTCAAATTTATACATACATGCAGACTGATGTAAAAATGGCAACATCATTTGCTACTATTTTATATATCTTATCATTTTTACTGCTTTTTTCAGTAAGAGTATTTCTAAGAGATGAAATAGAAGTTCTATAA
- the modA gene encoding molybdate ABC transporter substrate-binding protein, whose product MTIRSKLVVALVGLVAVAINVLGCSKESKNITNNNDKKIMVFAAASLTESFNDIGKKFEEDKKIGVIFNFAGSQALAQSINQGSPADIFASANTNYMDELKESNKVDDFKFFAENKIVICVSKTSKISVSNFKDLSKNDLKLIIGDKTVPVGSYFYKVLEEQKQKNLIDAHTYDAIKSNIKSNELNVKDVLAKVVLGEADAGVVYKTDINKANKDKVYLVETSEFNNIKVQYPIAKLKASKNKEEAEEFITYITEGKGKDILKKHGFEIQ is encoded by the coding sequence ATGACAATAAGATCAAAACTAGTTGTAGCTTTAGTTGGTTTAGTAGCTGTAGCTATTAATGTGCTTGGATGTTCTAAAGAGTCTAAAAATATAACAAACAATAATGATAAAAAGATAATGGTTTTTGCAGCTGCTAGTCTTACTGAAAGTTTCAACGACATAGGAAAAAAGTTTGAAGAAGATAAGAAAATTGGCGTAATATTCAATTTTGCTGGTAGTCAAGCTTTGGCTCAGTCTATAAATCAGGGAAGTCCAGCAGATATATTTGCTTCTGCAAATACAAATTATATGGATGAGTTAAAGGAAAGTAATAAGGTTGATGATTTCAAGTTTTTTGCTGAAAATAAAATTGTGATATGTGTAAGCAAAACTAGTAAAATATCTGTGAGTAATTTTAAGGATTTATCAAAAAATGATTTGAAACTTATAATTGGAGATAAAACTGTGCCAGTAGGAAGTTATTTTTATAAAGTACTAGAAGAACAAAAACAGAAAAATTTGATTGATGCGCATACGTATGATGCTATTAAGTCAAACATTAAAAGTAATGAACTAAATGTTAAGGATGTTTTAGCAAAGGTTGTACTTGGTGAAGCTGATGCAGGAGTCGTATACAAGACTGACATAAATAAAGCTAATAAAGATAAGGTTTATTTAGTAGAAACAAGTGAGTTTAATAATATTAAAGTTCAGTATCCCATAGCAAAGTTAAAAGCTTCTAAGAATAAAGAAGAAGCTGAAGAGTTTATTACATATATAACTGAAGGTAAAGGAAAGGACATATTAAAAAAACATGGGTTTGAAATACAATAA
- a CDS encoding MOSC domain-containing protein produces MAKVISINISEIKGVIKTPINEGFFKEEHGLEGDGHAGKWHRQVSLLAQESIDKMIEFGVPDLTPGKFAENITTEGIVLHELPIGTRLKIGATIQEVTQIGKECHKGCAIKNEVGKCIMPTEGIFTRIIKSGIIRPGDTIEIM; encoded by the coding sequence ATGGCGAAGGTAATATCTATCAATATAAGTGAAATAAAAGGTGTAATTAAGACACCTATAAATGAAGGCTTTTTTAAAGAAGAACATGGATTAGAAGGAGATGGCCATGCCGGAAAATGGCATAGACAAGTAAGCCTTCTCGCACAAGAAAGCATAGATAAAATGATAGAGTTCGGAGTTCCGGATTTGACACCAGGAAAATTTGCAGAAAATATTACCACCGAAGGTATAGTATTACATGAGCTTCCTATAGGAACAAGGCTCAAGATAGGGGCAACTATTCAAGAGGTAACACAAATAGGTAAAGAATGCCATAAGGGTTGTGCTATCAAGAATGAGGTAGGAAAGTGCATAATGCCAACTGAAGGCATTTTTACAAGGATAATAAAAAGTGGAATTATAAGACCTGGAGACACCATTGAAATAATGTAG
- the moaC gene encoding cyclic pyranopterin monophosphate synthase MoaC, producing MEFSHFNEEGRAHMVNVSEKDDTKRVAVARAIIKLKSETVKLIREGLIKKGDVLAVSQIAGIMGAKKTWELIPMCHNIPLTGSDIRFDVKEEEIYIEATVSTIGKTGVEMEALTAVNIAALTIYDMCKAVDKDMIITDIKLMKKTGGKSGDYIR from the coding sequence ATGGAGTTTTCACATTTTAATGAAGAAGGAAGAGCACATATGGTTAATGTATCTGAGAAGGATGATACAAAAAGGGTGGCAGTAGCTAGAGCTATAATAAAGCTGAAAAGCGAAACTGTAAAGCTAATAAGAGAAGGACTAATTAAGAAAGGTGACGTACTTGCAGTATCTCAAATAGCTGGGATTATGGGAGCTAAAAAAACTTGGGAGCTTATACCTATGTGTCACAATATACCTTTAACTGGCTCTGATATAAGGTTTGATGTTAAGGAAGAAGAAATATATATAGAAGCAACAGTAAGTACCATAGGAAAAACTGGTGTAGAGATGGAAGCATTAACTGCTGTGAACATTGCAGCTCTTACTATATATGATATGTGTAAGGCTGTGGATAAGGATATGATAATAACTGATATAAAACTGATGAAGAAAACAGGCGGCAAAAGTGGGGATTACATTAGATAA
- the moaA gene encoding GTP 3',8-cyclase MoaA produces MIDSYGRNINYLRISVTDLCNLRCEYCMPKKGIKKACHDEILRFEEIEKIVKKFVSLGINKIRITGGEPLVRAGIITLIEKLSKLKGIEEIAMTTNGTLLKKYAKDLKEAGLTRVNISLDTLDDKKYREITKGGELKEVIEGIKEAQKVKLTPIKLNVVLIKDFNEDEIMDFVNLTKNEEFDVRFIELMPIGQVRHWSLDRYLSNENILKKVPELIEIESKDISSPAKYYRLSDGKGNVGLINPISCKFCSNCNRIRLTADGKLKTCLHSNHEIDIKGLIRDGQDITEIIYDIVKHKPKEHCLEAEEYIEREMTAIGG; encoded by the coding sequence ATGATAGATTCATATGGTCGTAATATAAATTACTTAAGGATTTCAGTAACAGATTTATGTAATTTAAGGTGTGAGTATTGTATGCCTAAAAAAGGAATAAAGAAAGCCTGCCATGATGAAATATTAAGATTTGAAGAAATAGAAAAAATAGTAAAGAAATTTGTTTCTTTGGGTATAAATAAGATTAGGATAACTGGTGGAGAGCCTTTAGTTAGAGCCGGTATAATAACACTTATTGAAAAGCTTTCTAAGCTTAAAGGTATTGAGGAGATAGCGATGACCACCAATGGAACACTTTTAAAAAAGTATGCAAAGGACTTAAAGGAAGCAGGTCTAACAAGAGTTAATATAAGCTTAGATACTTTAGATGATAAAAAATATAGAGAAATAACAAAAGGTGGCGAACTTAAAGAGGTGATTGAGGGTATAAAAGAAGCTCAAAAAGTTAAGCTTACACCTATAAAATTAAATGTAGTTCTTATAAAAGATTTTAATGAAGATGAAATAATGGACTTTGTCAATTTAACAAAAAATGAAGAATTTGATGTAAGATTTATAGAGCTTATGCCAATTGGGCAAGTAAGACATTGGTCCCTTGATAGATATTTAAGTAACGAAAATATACTAAAAAAAGTTCCGGAACTTATTGAAATAGAGTCAAAGGATATATCTTCGCCTGCAAAATATTATAGACTTTCTGATGGAAAAGGAAACGTTGGACTAATTAACCCGATTTCCTGTAAGTTTTGCAGCAATTGTAATAGAATAAGGCTAACTGCAGATGGGAAGCTAAAAACATGCCTTCATTCTAATCATGAAATAGATATTAAAGGCTTGATAAGAGATGGACAAGATATAACTGAGATAATATATGATATTGTAAAGCATAAACCTAAGGAACACTGCCTTGAGGCTGAAGAGTATATAGAAAGAGAAATGACTGCAATTGGAGGGTAA
- the mobA gene encoding molybdenum cofactor guanylyltransferase, with product MYYNGLEKLNIFKTAVILAGGKSSRMGFDKQFLKFEDKQLIDVVAEKLYTNFEEVIVISNKPDYYRDSPYKVISDKVEGIGPISGIYEGLKAAKGQYVYFIACDMPIINLEFIEFMKDRLIEENKQCCIVERENYIEPFNAFYSKSLLQKVEQMIQEDKRSLKYLIKASDTLYIKEEKVKSFDYSFEMFMNLNTKEDLDRYILTYQQS from the coding sequence ATGTATTATAATGGATTAGAAAAATTAAATATATTTAAGACCGCTGTGATTTTAGCTGGAGGCAAAAGTTCTAGAATGGGCTTTGACAAACAGTTTTTAAAGTTTGAAGATAAACAGCTCATTGATGTAGTGGCAGAAAAATTATACACTAATTTTGAAGAAGTCATAGTAATAAGCAATAAACCTGATTACTATAGGGATAGCCCATATAAAGTGATTTCGGATAAAGTAGAAGGTATTGGGCCTATATCAGGAATCTATGAAGGTCTTAAGGCTGCAAAAGGACAATATGTATATTTTATTGCTTGCGATATGCCTATAATTAATCTCGAGTTTATAGAGTTTATGAAGGATAGATTAATAGAGGAAAATAAACAATGCTGTATAGTTGAAAGAGAAAATTATATAGAACCTTTTAACGCCTTTTATTCAAAATCATTGCTTCAAAAAGTAGAACAGATGATACAAGAAGATAAAAGATCACTTAAATATTTAATTAAGGCTTCAGATACACTATATATTAAAGAAGAGAAAGTAAAAAGTTTTGATTACAGCTTTGAAATGTTTATGAATTTGAATACAAAAGAGGATTTGGATAGATACATACTTACATATCAGCAAAGTTAG
- a CDS encoding molybdopterin molybdotransferase MoeA: MISVSDALRIISEEAKPIGKENREILLCNGLVLAEDILSKDSLPPFDKSAMDGYAVRSIDTERITEENPRGFKVRGVIKAGQWCTESINLGEAYKIMTGAPIPMEADCVIEVEKVKTEGDIVYLYNEVKKDNHVIKFGEEIQPGDIVLKKGTEIRPAEIGLFASLGYKTVEIYKPPVVGLIITGDELVDIDENIGKGKIRNSNEYAITSMIRSLGLEVISYGVVKDDKAVLKKIIEEALEKTDIVITSGGASAGDYDFVETILKEIGAEIKFDSVAIKPGKPISFAVFNGKFFFSLPGNPLSAITTFEQFIEPLCNKVLGKLDCMKEDFPIILGEDFKVRKGRVKLLYVKIVKRDDKYYAYNIGSQSSNKLTTISKANGVLIVPEEYSEMNAGQTIRGRFIFK, translated from the coding sequence ATGATTAGTGTAAGTGATGCTTTAAGAATAATTTCTGAAGAAGCTAAGCCAATAGGTAAAGAAAATAGAGAAATACTTTTATGTAATGGATTGGTTTTAGCTGAAGACATATTATCTAAGGACAGTCTTCCTCCTTTTGATAAGTCAGCAATGGATGGATATGCAGTAAGAAGTATTGATACGGAAAGAATAACTGAAGAAAATCCAAGAGGGTTCAAGGTAAGGGGAGTAATAAAGGCTGGGCAGTGGTGTACTGAGAGCATAAACTTAGGAGAAGCCTATAAGATAATGACTGGAGCTCCAATTCCTATGGAGGCTGACTGTGTCATTGAAGTTGAAAAGGTTAAAACTGAAGGTGATATTGTTTACTTATATAATGAAGTTAAAAAAGATAATCATGTGATAAAGTTTGGTGAAGAAATTCAGCCTGGTGATATTGTTCTTAAAAAAGGAACTGAAATAAGACCGGCAGAAATAGGGCTTTTTGCATCATTAGGTTATAAAACAGTTGAGATTTATAAACCACCTGTTGTGGGACTTATTATAACTGGAGATGAACTTGTTGATATAGATGAAAATATAGGTAAAGGTAAGATAAGAAATAGTAATGAATACGCAATAACTTCAATGATAAGAAGCTTAGGCCTTGAGGTTATTTCTTATGGTGTCGTAAAGGATGATAAAGCTGTACTTAAGAAAATTATAGAAGAAGCACTTGAAAAAACAGATATAGTAATAACTTCTGGTGGAGCTTCTGCTGGGGATTATGATTTTGTTGAAACCATATTAAAGGAAATCGGAGCTGAGATAAAGTTTGACTCAGTTGCTATAAAGCCTGGAAAACCAATAAGTTTCGCTGTGTTTAATGGTAAGTTTTTCTTTAGTCTTCCTGGTAATCCACTTTCAGCAATAACTACCTTTGAACAATTTATAGAGCCACTTTGCAATAAAGTTTTAGGTAAGCTTGATTGCATGAAAGAAGACTTTCCAATTATATTAGGAGAAGATTTTAAAGTAAGAAAGGGCAGAGTAAAACTTCTATATGTGAAAATAGTTAAAAGGGATGATAAATATTATGCTTATAATATTGGTTCTCAAAGTTCTAACAAACTTACAACAATAAGCAAAGCTAATGGGGTATTAATCGTACCAGAAGAGTATAGTGAGATGAATGCTGGACAAACAATACGAGGAAGATTCATATTTAAGTAA
- a CDS encoding MogA/MoaB family molybdenum cofactor biosynthesis protein → MIKTAILTISDKGSRNERVDTTGPAIKDLLDKDYYSIEYYKIIPDEIDIIKKELTYLCDEMKLNLILTNGGTGFSQRDVTPEATLQVIDKQVPGIAEAMRAASMKITPKAMLSRAVCGIRKYSLIVNLPGSPKGAVENLEVILPALPHGIQILTGQTSECAR, encoded by the coding sequence ATGATAAAAACCGCAATTTTAACTATAAGTGATAAAGGATCAAGAAACGAAAGAGTTGATACTACAGGTCCAGCTATAAAAGACCTCTTAGATAAAGATTATTACTCAATTGAATACTATAAAATTATCCCAGATGAAATAGATATTATAAAAAAAGAACTTACATACTTATGTGATGAAATGAAATTAAATTTAATATTAACGAATGGTGGTACTGGTTTTTCCCAAAGAGATGTTACTCCTGAAGCTACTTTGCAAGTTATAGATAAGCAGGTTCCAGGTATTGCTGAAGCAATGAGAGCTGCATCTATGAAGATTACCCCTAAAGCTATGCTTTCTAGAGCGGTTTGCGGTATAAGAAAATACTCCTTAATAGTTAACTTACCTGGAAGCCCAAAAGGTGCTGTAGAAAATTTGGAAGTTATTTTACCTGCCCTTCCACATGGAATACAGATACTCACTGGACAAACTTCTGAGTGTGCAAGATAA
- a CDS encoding helix-turn-helix domain-containing protein, whose product MRNLISINIKNLRKKNKYTQKQLSELLGVAQTTIANYENGIRIPDAEMLQKMADIFEISLDYLLGREERDSNMKGPAKLSEVYETDLENKENLYRNYLTFLLEGKSKAARGLVIECYEKGLPMGFIYFDIFEKALKEIGSLWESGKIDVWQEHFISEVTLDVMREVKAREKRKKRKSHSVIGVTAGPEQHNIGLKMVLDMLEIEGWNTVYLGSNVPVQSLIKAVDTEKPSLVAISVTMEYHLESAKFLIQAIKEEFKDSPPKIIIGGGAFKNNPELWKTTGADKFSSNTDDMLELMEGS is encoded by the coding sequence ATGAGAAATTTAATCTCAATTAATATAAAGAACTTAAGGAAGAAAAATAAATATACGCAAAAACAACTTTCTGAGTTATTAGGAGTGGCGCAAACAACAATAGCAAATTATGAAAATGGAATAAGAATTCCAGACGCAGAAATGCTACAAAAAATGGCTGATATTTTTGAAATTAGTCTCGATTATCTATTAGGTAGAGAAGAAAGAGACTCAAATATGAAAGGTCCGGCCAAATTAAGTGAAGTTTACGAAACTGATCTTGAAAATAAAGAAAATTTATATAGGAATTATTTAACTTTTCTTTTAGAAGGAAAAAGTAAAGCTGCTAGAGGGTTAGTTATAGAGTGCTATGAAAAAGGACTTCCCATGGGATTTATATACTTTGATATTTTTGAAAAGGCTTTAAAAGAAATAGGTAGCCTTTGGGAATCAGGTAAAATAGATGTATGGCAGGAACATTTTATTTCAGAGGTTACCTTAGATGTTATGAGAGAAGTAAAGGCTAGAGAAAAAAGGAAGAAGCGTAAATCACATTCTGTGATAGGAGTTACTGCTGGTCCAGAACAGCATAATATTGGCTTGAAAATGGTTTTAGACATGCTCGAAATTGAAGGATGGAATACAGTTTATTTAGGGTCAAACGTTCCGGTGCAAAGCCTTATAAAGGCCGTAGACACAGAAAAACCAAGTTTAGTAGCTATATCAGTGACAATGGAATATCATTTGGAGTCTGCGAAATTCCTGATACAAGCAATCAAGGAGGAGTTTAAGGACAGTCCCCCTAAAATTATAATAGGAGGAGGTGCTTTTAAGAATAATCCTGAATTGTGGAAGACAACTGGAGCTGATAAATTTTCCTCTAATACAGATGATATGCTGGAACTTATGGAAGGGAGCTAG
- a CDS encoding ABC transporter permease, whose amino-acid sequence MKLAFKIAVRFLKSTKGQTALIALGIAVGVSVQIFIGSLIQGLQKSLVNKTIGNSSQITISSKSSDKLIDNYDAIVDTIKNSDDRIKNLSIVSDGPALIKNNSKTYSILLRGMNINDSDKIYNIKSSVYEGSIPKNEFEILVGKDLRDELNLNINDKVDVITNSGKLNTLTVTGFYDLKISTINKSWLLTDLSTVKKLFSTGNKITGIEMQVTDVFKADEIASDISAKIDNDMVKVDNWKAQNASLLSGLNGQSVSSYMIQVFVMISVVLGIASVLVVTVVQKSKQIGILKAMGIRDSQSSLIFLFEGFLLGIMGAILGVILGLVLSYIFTKFAVNPDGTPVVELYISYKFIGVSALIALLASTLAALIPARGSSKLNPIEVIRNA is encoded by the coding sequence TTGAAATTAGCATTTAAAATTGCAGTAAGATTTCTAAAATCAACTAAAGGCCAAACAGCTTTAATAGCACTAGGAATAGCAGTTGGTGTCTCAGTGCAAATTTTTATCGGTTCTCTAATACAAGGACTTCAAAAGAGTTTAGTAAATAAAACTATAGGTAATTCCTCTCAGATTACAATAAGTTCAAAATCCTCTGATAAGTTAATAGATAATTATGACGCTATTGTAGATACAATAAAAAACTCTGACGACAGAATAAAAAATCTTTCTATAGTATCAGATGGGCCCGCACTAATTAAAAACAATTCAAAAACATATTCTATCCTACTCAGAGGAATGAATATTAACGATTCGGATAAGATTTATAATATTAAAAGTAGTGTTTATGAAGGATCTATTCCTAAAAATGAGTTTGAAATATTAGTGGGGAAAGATCTAAGAGATGAATTAAATCTGAATATAAATGATAAAGTAGATGTTATTACAAACTCAGGTAAACTCAATACTCTAACAGTTACTGGATTCTATGACTTAAAGATATCTACAATTAACAAGTCATGGTTACTAACAGATTTATCTACCGTAAAAAAACTTTTCTCTACTGGAAATAAAATAACTGGAATTGAGATGCAAGTAACAGACGTATTCAAAGCTGATGAAATAGCTTCAGATATCTCAGCAAAAATAGATAATGATATGGTAAAAGTAGATAACTGGAAAGCACAAAATGCATCACTTTTAAGTGGACTAAACGGGCAAAGTGTATCAAGCTACATGATTCAAGTATTCGTTATGATTTCTGTTGTCCTAGGAATTGCCAGCGTGCTAGTTGTAACTGTGGTTCAAAAATCTAAGCAAATCGGTATCTTAAAAGCTATGGGAATTAGGGATTCGCAATCTAGTTTAATTTTCTTATTTGAAGGCTTTTTACTTGGAATCATGGGAGCAATTTTAGGTGTTATTTTAGGTTTAGTCTTAAGCTATATATTTACTAAATTCGCTGTAAATCCTGATGGAACTCCAGTTGTAGAACTTTATATCAGCTATAAATTTATAGGTGTTTCAGCACTAATAGCTCTGCTTGCTTCTACCCTTGCGGCATTGATTCCAGCAAGAGGATCATCAAAATTAAATCCAATCGAGGTGATTAGAAATGCATAA
- a CDS encoding ABC transporter ATP-binding protein — translation MHNVIELKNINKTYGSVIKTKVLNDINISFEAGTFNSIIGASGSGKSTLLNIMGTLDKPTSGEIYINGMRTDNMKKNELASLRNKTIGFIFQFHYLLPEFTALENVLMPYMIGNSKPSKEIKEKANELIELVGLTKVKNNLATNMSGGQQQRTAIARALINNPKIVLADEPTGNLDSESTESIYTLLRAINDKLNTTFIVITHDNRIAEKADRIIEVKDGRIVMDTNRRDTAIGL, via the coding sequence ATGCATAATGTGATTGAATTAAAAAATATAAATAAAACCTACGGCTCAGTAATAAAAACTAAGGTGTTAAATGATATTAATATCTCTTTTGAAGCAGGAACATTTAACTCTATAATCGGTGCATCTGGAAGTGGTAAGAGTACTCTTCTTAATATAATGGGTACTTTAGACAAACCAACCAGCGGTGAGATTTATATAAATGGTATGAGAACTGATAACATGAAAAAAAATGAACTTGCTTCTCTAAGAAATAAAACTATTGGATTCATATTTCAATTTCACTACTTGCTTCCTGAATTTACTGCTCTAGAAAATGTGCTTATGCCTTATATGATTGGAAACTCAAAGCCATCAAAGGAAATCAAAGAAAAAGCTAACGAGCTTATAGAGTTAGTTGGACTGACCAAAGTAAAGAATAACTTAGCTACAAATATGTCTGGAGGCCAGCAACAAAGAACTGCTATAGCGAGGGCATTGATAAATAACCCTAAAATAGTTCTAGCTGATGAACCTACTGGAAATTTAGATTCTGAATCAACAGAAAGTATCTATACTCTTTTAAGAGCCATAAATGATAAACTAAATACTACTTTTATAGTTATAACTCATGACAATAGAATTGCTGAAAAGGCGGATAGAATTATCGAGGTTAAAGACGGAAGAATTGTTATGGACACTAATAGAAGAGATACTGCAATTGGTCTTTAG